A single window of Streptomyces cathayae DNA harbors:
- a CDS encoding non-heme iron oxygenase ferredoxin subunit, producing MTFQRACGLSELEEDTPKRVELDGTPVSLVHTEGEVFAINDICSHANVSLSEGEVDDCHIECWLHGSRFDLRSGKPDSLPATRPVPVYPVKIEGGSVFVDVRASLTQES from the coding sequence ATGACCTTTCAACGCGCCTGCGGACTGAGCGAGCTGGAGGAGGACACTCCGAAAAGAGTGGAACTCGACGGCACGCCGGTCTCCCTCGTGCACACCGAGGGCGAGGTGTTCGCGATCAACGACATCTGCTCGCACGCCAACGTCTCCCTCTCGGAGGGCGAGGTCGACGACTGCCACATCGAGTGCTGGCTGCACGGCTCGCGCTTCGACCTCCGCTCGGGCAAGCCCGACAGTCTTCCGGCCACCCGCCCCGTCCCCGTATACCCCGTAAAGATCGAAGGGGGCAGCGTCTTTGTCGACGTACGCGCCTCCCTCACCCAGGAGTCCTGA
- the sufC gene encoding Fe-S cluster assembly ATPase SufC: MATLEIRDLHVTVEADNATKEILKGVDLTVKQGETHAIMGPNGSGKSTLAYALAGHPKYTVSGGTVTLDGEDVLEMSVDERARAGLFLAMQYPVEVPGVSVSNFLRTSATAIRGEAPKLRHWVKEVKETMERLHMDPAFAERNVNEGFSGGEKKRHEILQLELLKPKVAILDETDSGLDVDALRVVSEGVNRVRESGEVGTLLITHYTRILRYIKPDYVHVFADGRIAESGGAELADKLENEGYEAYVKGGASA, encoded by the coding sequence ATGGCAACGCTTGAAATCCGAGACCTGCACGTCACCGTCGAGGCCGACAACGCCACGAAGGAGATCCTCAAGGGCGTCGACCTCACCGTGAAGCAGGGCGAGACGCACGCCATCATGGGCCCCAACGGCTCCGGCAAGTCGACCCTCGCCTACGCCCTGGCCGGTCACCCCAAGTACACCGTGTCCGGCGGCACCGTCACCCTCGACGGCGAGGACGTCCTGGAGATGTCCGTCGACGAGCGCGCCCGCGCCGGCCTCTTCCTCGCCATGCAGTACCCGGTCGAGGTCCCCGGCGTCTCCGTCTCCAACTTCCTGCGCACCTCCGCCACCGCCATCCGCGGCGAGGCGCCCAAGCTGCGCCACTGGGTGAAGGAGGTCAAGGAGACCATGGAGCGCCTCCACATGGACCCCGCCTTCGCCGAGCGCAACGTCAACGAGGGCTTCTCCGGCGGTGAGAAGAAGCGCCACGAGATCCTCCAGCTGGAGCTGCTCAAGCCCAAGGTCGCGATCCTCGACGAGACCGACTCCGGTCTGGACGTCGACGCGCTGCGCGTCGTCTCCGAGGGCGTCAACCGGGTCCGCGAGTCCGGCGAGGTCGGCACCCTGCTGATCACGCACTACACGCGCATCCTGCGCTACATCAAGCCCGACTACGTCCACGTGTTCGCCGACGGCCGGATCGCCGAGTCCGGCGGCGCCGAGCTCGCGGACAAGCTGGAGAACGAGGGCTACGAGGCATACGTGAAGGGTGGCGCATCCGCGTGA
- a CDS encoding cysteine desulfurase — MTQLPGLLDTEAIRKDFPILDRQLHDGRKLVYLDNAATSQKPRQVLDALSEYYERHNANVHRGVHVLAEEATALYEGARDKVAAFINAPSRDEVIFTKNASESLNLVANMLGWADEPYRVDHETEIVITEMEHHSNIVPWQLLAQRTGAKLKWFGLTDDGRLDLSNIDEIITEKTKIVSFVLVSNILGTVNPVEAIVRRAQEVGALVCIDASQAAPHMPMDVQALQADFVAFTGHKMCAPTGIGVLWGRQELLEDLPPFLGGGEMIETVSMSSSTYAPAPHKFEAGTPPVAQAVGMGAAIDYLSAIGMDRILAHEHAITEYAVKRLTEIPDLRIIGPATAEDRGAAISFTLGDIHPHDVGQVLDEQGIAVRVGHHCARPVCLRYGIPATTRASFYLYSTPAEIDALVDGLEHVRNFFG, encoded by the coding sequence GTGACACAGCTGCCGGGCCTCCTCGACACCGAGGCGATCCGCAAGGACTTCCCGATCCTGGACCGCCAGCTCCACGACGGGCGGAAACTGGTCTACCTGGACAACGCGGCGACCAGCCAGAAGCCCCGTCAGGTACTGGACGCGCTCAGCGAGTACTACGAGCGCCACAACGCCAACGTCCACCGTGGAGTGCACGTCCTCGCCGAGGAGGCCACGGCACTGTACGAGGGCGCACGCGACAAGGTCGCCGCGTTCATCAACGCGCCCAGCCGCGACGAGGTGATCTTCACCAAGAACGCCTCCGAGTCGCTCAACCTCGTGGCCAACATGCTCGGCTGGGCCGACGAGCCCTACCGGGTGGACCACGAGACCGAGATCGTCATCACGGAGATGGAGCACCACTCCAACATCGTGCCGTGGCAGCTGCTCGCGCAGCGCACGGGCGCGAAGCTGAAGTGGTTCGGCCTCACCGACGACGGCCGCCTCGACCTGTCGAACATCGACGAGATCATCACCGAGAAGACGAAGATCGTCTCCTTCGTGCTGGTGTCCAACATCCTGGGCACGGTCAACCCGGTCGAGGCGATCGTGCGCCGCGCCCAGGAGGTCGGCGCCCTGGTGTGCATCGACGCCTCCCAGGCGGCGCCGCACATGCCGATGGACGTCCAGGCCCTCCAGGCCGACTTCGTGGCCTTCACCGGCCACAAGATGTGCGCTCCGACCGGCATCGGCGTCCTGTGGGGCCGCCAGGAACTGCTCGAGGACCTGCCGCCGTTCCTCGGCGGCGGTGAGATGATCGAGACCGTGTCGATGAGCTCGTCGACGTACGCCCCGGCCCCGCACAAGTTCGAGGCGGGCACCCCGCCGGTCGCGCAGGCGGTCGGCATGGGCGCGGCGATCGACTACCTGAGCGCCATCGGCATGGACAGGATCCTCGCCCACGAGCACGCCATCACCGAATACGCCGTCAAGCGCCTGACCGAGATCCCGGACCTGCGCATCATCGGCCCCGCCACGGCCGAGGACCGCGGCGCCGCGATCTCCTTCACGCTGGGGGACATCCACCCGCACGACGTGGGCCAGGTCCTCGACGAGCAGGGCATCGCGGTCCGGGTCGGCCACCACTGCGCGCGGCCGGTCTGCCTCCGGTACGGAATTCCCGCGACCACGCGAGCGTCGTTCTATCTGTACTCCACGCCGGCCGAGATCGACGCTCTGGTCGACGGACTGGAGCACGTACGGAACTTCTTCGGCTGA
- the sufU gene encoding Fe-S cluster assembly sulfur transfer protein SufU, whose amino-acid sequence MKLDSMYQEVILDHYKNPHGRGLRDGDAEVHHVNPTCGDEITLRVKYDGTTISDVSYEGQGCSISQASASVLNELLVGEELARAQKIQETFLELMQSKGKIEPDDAMEEILEDAVAFAGVSKYPARVKCALLSWMAWKDATAQALGSDAERTTA is encoded by the coding sequence ATGAAGCTGGATTCGATGTACCAGGAAGTCATCCTGGACCACTACAAGAACCCGCACGGGCGGGGCTTGCGGGATGGCGACGCCGAGGTGCACCACGTCAACCCGACGTGCGGCGACGAGATCACGCTGCGCGTGAAGTACGACGGCACGACGATCAGCGACGTCTCCTACGAGGGGCAGGGCTGCTCCATCAGCCAGGCCTCCGCCTCCGTGCTGAACGAGCTGCTGGTCGGTGAAGAACTCGCCAGGGCGCAGAAGATCCAGGAGACCTTCCTGGAACTGATGCAGTCCAAGGGGAAGATCGAGCCCGACGACGCGATGGAGGAGATCCTGGAGGACGCGGTCGCGTTCGCCGGGGTCTCCAAGTACCCGGCCCGGGTCAAGTGCGCCCTCCTCAGCTGGATGGCGTGGAAGGACGCGACGGCCCAGGCACTGGGCTCCGACGCCGAAAGGACAACGGCATGA
- a CDS encoding metal-sulfur cluster assembly factor → MSETVEMKPASEEEVREALMDVVDPELGIDVVNLGLIYGVHVDDGNVATIDMTLTSAACPLTDVIEDQAKSVTDGLVNELRINWVWMPPWGPDKITDDGREQLRALGFNV, encoded by the coding sequence ATGAGTGAGACCGTGGAGATGAAACCGGCCTCCGAGGAGGAGGTCCGCGAGGCCCTGATGGACGTCGTCGACCCCGAACTGGGCATCGACGTCGTCAACCTCGGCCTGATCTACGGCGTCCACGTCGACGACGGCAACGTGGCGACCATCGACATGACCCTCACGTCCGCGGCCTGCCCGCTGACGGACGTCATCGAGGACCAGGCCAAGTCCGTGACGGACGGCCTGGTCAACGAGCTGCGCATCAACTGGGTCTGGATGCCCCCGTGGGGCCCCGACAAGATCACGGACGACGGCCGTGAGCAGCTGAGGGCGCTCGGCTTCAACGTCTGA
- a CDS encoding DMT family transporter gives MGYLLLAGAIVAEVGATTAMKYSDGFSRLWPSLLTLLGYVVSFSLLAQTLRTLSIGTAYAIWAGVGTAAIAAIGVLFMGEGLTALKALGIALIIVGVVVLNLGGAH, from the coding sequence ATGGGATACCTGCTGCTCGCCGGAGCGATCGTCGCGGAGGTGGGCGCCACCACCGCCATGAAGTACAGCGACGGCTTCAGCAGACTCTGGCCCTCACTGCTGACCCTGCTCGGCTACGTGGTCTCCTTCAGCCTGCTCGCCCAGACACTGCGCACCCTCTCCATCGGCACCGCGTACGCCATCTGGGCCGGGGTGGGCACCGCCGCCATCGCCGCGATCGGCGTCCTGTTCATGGGGGAGGGACTCACCGCCCTCAAGGCCCTCGGCATCGCGCTGATCATCGTGGGCGTGGTCGTGCTCAACCTCGGCGGCGCGCACTGA
- a CDS encoding TetR/AcrR family transcriptional regulator, with the protein MARRYDPERRRRIIDAAIRVVGRSGIAGLSHRSVAAEADVPLGSTTYHFKTLDELMVAALRQANEGFAKAIASRGGLEDTRTDLATELAGLLGEWLDGERTGVELEYELYLAALRRPALRPVAAEWCEDVTVLLSRRTDPVTARALVALMDGICLQVLLTGTPYDEAYAREMLDRVVSGT; encoded by the coding sequence ATGGCCCGGCGGTACGACCCCGAGCGGCGCCGGCGGATCATCGACGCGGCGATCCGGGTGGTCGGCAGGAGCGGCATCGCGGGGCTCAGCCACCGCAGCGTCGCCGCCGAGGCCGATGTGCCGCTCGGCTCCACGACGTACCACTTCAAGACCCTCGACGAGCTGATGGTCGCCGCGCTGCGCCAGGCGAACGAGGGCTTCGCCAAGGCCATCGCCTCCCGCGGCGGCCTGGAGGACACACGCACCGACCTGGCGACCGAGCTCGCCGGGCTGCTCGGCGAATGGCTCGACGGCGAGCGCACCGGCGTCGAGCTGGAGTACGAGCTGTATCTGGCCGCCCTGCGCCGGCCCGCGCTGCGCCCCGTGGCGGCCGAGTGGTGCGAGGACGTCACCGTGCTGCTGTCCCGCCGCACGGACCCGGTCACGGCCCGCGCCCTGGTCGCCCTGATGGACGGCATCTGCCTCCAGGTACTGCTGACCGGCACACCGTACGACGAGGCGTACGCGCGGGAGATGCTGGACCGGGTCGTCTCCGGTACCTGA
- the dapD gene encoding 2,3,4,5-tetrahydropyridine-2,6-dicarboxylate N-succinyltransferase: MTDTTAQSTTGAVAAGLATLAADGTVLDTWFPAPELSGAPGPSGTERLSAERAAELLGGGATAAIGPDARRGVEVVAVRTVISSLDAKPVDAHDAYLRLHLLSHRLVKPHGQNLEGIFGCLANVAWTSLGPVAVDDVEKVRLNARAEGLHLAVTSVDKFPRMTDYVTPKGVRIADADRVRLGAHLAEGTTVMHEGFVNFNAGTLGTSMIEGRISAGVVIGDGSDVGGGASTMGTLSGGGNVIISIGERCLIGAEAGVGIALGDECVVEAGLYVTAGTRVTMPDGEVVKARALSGASHILFRRNSLTGTVEARPNNAVWGGLNDVLHNHN, translated from the coding sequence ATGACCGACACGACTGCTCAGAGCACCACCGGCGCGGTGGCCGCCGGCCTCGCCACCCTCGCCGCCGACGGCACCGTCCTCGACACCTGGTTCCCCGCCCCCGAACTCTCCGGCGCGCCCGGCCCGTCCGGCACCGAGCGGCTGTCCGCCGAGCGCGCCGCCGAACTGCTCGGTGGCGGCGCGACCGCGGCGATCGGGCCGGACGCCCGCCGGGGCGTCGAGGTGGTCGCGGTCCGCACGGTCATCTCCTCGCTCGACGCGAAGCCGGTCGACGCCCACGACGCCTACCTGCGCCTCCACCTGCTCTCGCACCGTCTGGTCAAGCCGCACGGCCAGAACCTGGAGGGCATCTTCGGCTGCCTCGCCAACGTCGCCTGGACCTCGCTCGGCCCGGTCGCCGTCGACGACGTCGAGAAGGTGCGGCTGAACGCCCGTGCCGAGGGCCTGCACCTGGCCGTGACGTCCGTCGACAAGTTCCCCCGGATGACGGACTACGTCACCCCCAAGGGCGTCCGCATCGCCGACGCCGACCGGGTCCGCCTGGGCGCCCACCTCGCCGAGGGCACCACGGTCATGCACGAGGGCTTCGTCAACTTCAACGCGGGCACCCTCGGCACCTCGATGATCGAAGGCCGCATCTCCGCGGGCGTCGTCATCGGCGACGGCTCGGACGTCGGCGGCGGCGCCTCCACCATGGGCACGCTGTCCGGCGGCGGCAACGTGATCATCTCCATCGGAGAGCGCTGCCTGATCGGCGCCGAGGCGGGCGTCGGTATCGCGCTCGGCGACGAGTGCGTGGTCGAGGCCGGCCTGTACGTCACCGCGGGCACCCGCGTGACCATGCCCGACGGCGAGGTCGTCAAGGCCCGCGCGCTGTCCGGCGCCTCCCACATCCTCTTCCGCCGCAACTCGCTCACCGGCACGGTCGAGGCCCGCCCGAACAACGCGGTCTGGGGCGGCCTCAACGACGTCCTGCACAACCACAACTGA
- a CDS encoding septum formation family protein, which translates to MAIRAPYRSLRGMSAVVALLAVGAVGCSDVSDAVDSAKDGAKKVARQRSVFSLDLGDCYNPNGKAEGEAYAVEIVPCDEAHEGQVVGEFAIDEGKEYPGDDEIAAIADERCPVEAQKYAPDTWALPKGVDLYYYTPTKESWATGDRAVSCTYTAEKSTFKGSLDTVKSLKPEQTTYLNGSNAVYEALWANQPEKDTVEDDLAGYKAQAKAVAAALDTHVKGLDGIDGTEVGKLRATLTKAAGNWKKAANAADADAFYTAYEPAFTDIDPNESVAARKELGLATTVPADEADVWAG; encoded by the coding sequence ATGGCAATCCGCGCCCCGTATCGCTCCCTTCGCGGCATGTCCGCCGTTGTCGCCCTGCTCGCGGTCGGTGCGGTGGGATGCTCGGACGTCTCCGACGCCGTCGACAGCGCCAAGGACGGCGCGAAGAAGGTGGCTCGCCAGCGCTCGGTGTTCTCGCTGGACCTCGGCGACTGCTACAACCCGAACGGCAAGGCCGAGGGGGAGGCGTACGCCGTCGAGATCGTGCCCTGCGACGAGGCGCACGAGGGCCAGGTCGTCGGCGAGTTCGCGATCGACGAGGGCAAGGAGTACCCCGGCGACGACGAGATCGCGGCGATCGCGGACGAACGCTGCCCGGTCGAGGCGCAGAAGTACGCCCCGGACACCTGGGCGCTCCCCAAGGGCGTCGACCTCTACTACTACACCCCGACCAAGGAGAGCTGGGCGACGGGTGACCGCGCGGTGAGCTGCACCTACACCGCAGAGAAGAGCACGTTCAAGGGCTCGCTGGACACCGTGAAGTCCCTCAAGCCCGAGCAGACCACATACCTCAACGGCTCGAACGCGGTCTACGAGGCCCTGTGGGCGAACCAGCCCGAGAAGGACACCGTCGAGGACGACCTGGCCGGCTACAAGGCGCAGGCCAAGGCCGTCGCGGCCGCCCTCGACACGCACGTCAAGGGCCTGGACGGCATCGACGGCACCGAGGTCGGCAAGCTCCGCGCGACGCTGACGAAGGCGGCCGGCAACTGGAAGAAGGCCGCGAACGCCGCCGACGCCGACGCGTTCTACACCGCCTACGAACCGGCGTTCACCGACATCGACCCGAACGAGTCGGTCGCCGCCCGCAAGGAACTGGGCCTGGCCACCACGGTCCCGGCCGACGAGGCCGACGTCTGGGCAGGCTGA
- a CDS encoding RNA-guided endonuclease InsQ/TnpB family protein, producing MGETAGRARYTYRLRVSATAQEGLEAEWGRCRWLWNECVAKSRQVHVHHQAHPGDRLTCGPARLDRMLTDVRAKALWLREGASVPQQQTIRDFAASRSKALKDIKNRLPQKRRAGMPRHKKRRGSDPSLNYTRRGFRLKKGRLHLAGGIVLTVVWSRPLPAEPSSVRVYRDHAGHWYASFVAPARVEALPQTGAVIGIDWGVRETATTTSDAHDLPHPRHGFKAQQKLSRYDRMMARRKPAKGQPASKGYREAKKWRAKTYAKIARQRQDTARKWAKKVVRDHDVIAVEDFRPKFLTRTTMARKAADAAIGATKQALIDMGRKHARDVRLVHPAHTTMDCARCGARAKHALPLSERTYTCTACGAVSPRDKNSARVMLLRAGLDPTGVEGTRPPGAPLREAA from the coding sequence ATGGGGGAGACCGCTGGGCGTGCCCGGTATACGTATCGGTTGCGGGTGTCGGCCACTGCCCAGGAGGGGCTGGAGGCGGAGTGGGGACGGTGCCGGTGGCTGTGGAACGAATGCGTCGCCAAGTCGCGTCAGGTGCACGTGCACCATCAGGCGCACCCCGGAGACAGGCTGACCTGCGGTCCGGCGCGGCTCGATCGGATGCTCACCGATGTCCGCGCCAAGGCGTTGTGGCTCCGTGAGGGTGCGAGTGTTCCCCAGCAGCAGACGATCCGTGACTTCGCCGCCTCCCGTAGCAAAGCGTTGAAGGACATCAAGAACCGGCTGCCGCAGAAGCGGCGGGCCGGGATGCCCCGGCACAAGAAGCGGCGCGGGAGTGATCCGTCGCTGAACTACACGCGGCGCGGCTTCCGCCTCAAAAAGGGGCGACTGCACCTGGCGGGCGGGATCGTCCTGACCGTGGTCTGGTCGCGTCCTCTGCCGGCCGAACCGTCGAGCGTGCGGGTCTACCGCGACCATGCCGGGCACTGGTATGCCTCGTTCGTCGCCCCCGCCCGGGTCGAGGCGCTGCCGCAGACCGGCGCGGTGATCGGCATCGACTGGGGAGTGAGGGAGACCGCCACCACCACCTCCGACGCCCACGACCTCCCCCACCCCCGCCACGGCTTCAAGGCGCAGCAGAAGCTGTCCCGCTACGACCGGATGATGGCCCGCCGCAAACCGGCGAAGGGGCAGCCTGCGTCGAAGGGGTACCGGGAGGCGAAGAAGTGGCGGGCGAAGACCTACGCCAAGATCGCCCGACAGCGGCAGGACACCGCCCGCAAGTGGGCCAAGAAGGTCGTGCGCGACCACGATGTGATCGCGGTGGAGGACTTCCGGCCGAAGTTCCTCACCAGGACCACGATGGCGCGCAAGGCGGCCGATGCCGCGATCGGCGCCACCAAACAGGCCCTGATCGACATGGGCCGCAAACACGCCCGGGATGTACGGCTCGTACATCCTGCGCACACCACCATGGACTGCGCCAGGTGCGGAGCGAGAGCCAAGCACGCCCTGCCGCTGTCGGAACGTACCTACACCTGCACCGCGTGCGGAGCCGTGTCTCCCAGAGACAAGAACTCCGCCCGCGTGATGCTCCTCCGGGCAGGTCTGGACCCGACTGGTGTCGAGGGCACAAGACCTCCCGGAGCGCCGCTCCGGGAGGCCGCCTGA
- a CDS encoding DUF6980 family protein, with the protein MADHCCEAMTNRVNVCCDQHDDPFACPDALVDFSAKFQEYGLIIHDGGTSSITISFCPWCGRRLPASQRDRWFGELERRGIDPWEDEVPAEFQDGRWLASLRQD; encoded by the coding sequence ATGGCCGATCACTGCTGCGAGGCGATGACCAACCGTGTGAACGTGTGCTGCGACCAGCACGATGACCCCTTCGCCTGCCCGGACGCACTGGTCGACTTCAGCGCCAAGTTCCAGGAGTACGGGCTGATCATCCATGACGGCGGCACGTCGAGCATCACGATCAGCTTCTGCCCCTGGTGCGGACGACGCCTCCCCGCGTCGCAGCGGGATCGGTGGTTCGGCGAGCTGGAGCGCCGCGGGATCGATCCTTGGGAGGACGAGGTCCCTGCTGAATTCCAGGACGGCCGCTGGCTCGCCTCTCTGCGGCAGGATTGA
- a CDS encoding M15 family metallopeptidase, whose translation MNEIVLMSDPKIAAIPVVDCGEPLVDVRLQGSLAVDSRKADQSGAFAHLREGVLTRLLTAQQLLPGGVLLLFVEGYRPPALQRFYFERYADHLRADRPDWSPKQIREAASRYVSPPEIAPHSAGAAVDLTLISADGSELDMGTRVNASPEESDGACYTDAGGVGSEARANRRVLGDALTAVGLANYPTEWWHWSYGDRYWALQVDADRAMYGPREL comes from the coding sequence ATGAACGAGATCGTGCTCATGTCGGATCCGAAGATCGCGGCGATCCCGGTGGTCGACTGCGGCGAACCGCTTGTCGATGTCCGGCTCCAGGGATCCCTCGCCGTCGACTCCCGTAAGGCCGACCAATCAGGGGCGTTCGCGCATCTGCGGGAAGGGGTCCTGACCCGACTTCTCACGGCACAGCAATTGCTCCCGGGCGGCGTGCTTCTGCTGTTCGTCGAGGGATACAGGCCGCCCGCGTTGCAGCGCTTTTACTTCGAGCGGTACGCCGACCATCTGCGAGCCGACCGTCCGGACTGGTCACCGAAGCAGATTCGAGAGGCCGCGAGCCGGTACGTTTCGCCACCGGAGATCGCGCCGCACAGTGCCGGCGCCGCAGTAGACCTCACTTTGATCTCCGCCGACGGGAGCGAACTCGACATGGGAACCCGGGTGAACGCCAGCCCGGAGGAGAGTGACGGTGCCTGTTACACGGACGCCGGCGGAGTCGGCTCCGAGGCGCGGGCCAACCGGCGGGTGCTCGGTGACGCACTGACCGCTGTGGGTCTGGCGAATTATCCCACCGAGTGGTGGCACTGGTCCTACGGCGACCGCTATTGGGCCCTTCAAGTCGACGCCGACCGTGCGATGTACGGGCCGCGGGAGCTCTGA
- a CDS encoding SAM-dependent methyltransferase yields the protein MDREQISRRAHADHPIAAPLDDDSVRRLLERGLSRGAGRVLDLGCGGGEWLLRALAVQPRLRAEGVDISKSSLAHARQAARRLGVDDRLTLHHQDAARFVASHAFDLVLCVGATHAFGGLLPTLAAAREHLAPGGCVLVGDGFWDREPSPEAVELFGDLADLPTTLDRIAADGWTPVQGHISSRQELDDYEWAWTGSLASWALDHPDDPDSAQALEAATTHRDQWLRVYRDVLGFVCLVLRPARD from the coding sequence GTGGACCGGGAACAGATCTCCAGGCGTGCTCATGCGGACCATCCGATCGCAGCCCCGCTCGACGACGACTCGGTGCGCCGACTGCTGGAACGTGGTCTCTCACGCGGTGCCGGGCGTGTACTCGACCTCGGCTGCGGCGGCGGAGAGTGGCTCCTGCGGGCCCTGGCCGTGCAGCCGCGGCTGCGGGCCGAGGGCGTCGACATCTCCAAGAGCTCGCTGGCGCACGCGCGTCAGGCCGCGCGGCGGCTCGGAGTGGACGACCGCCTGACCCTCCACCATCAGGACGCTGCGCGTTTCGTCGCCTCCCACGCCTTCGACCTGGTGCTCTGTGTGGGAGCCACGCACGCTTTCGGTGGCCTGCTCCCCACTCTCGCGGCGGCGCGTGAGCACCTGGCTCCCGGGGGATGCGTTCTGGTCGGTGACGGGTTCTGGGACCGCGAGCCCTCTCCCGAGGCCGTCGAGCTGTTCGGGGACCTCGCCGACCTGCCGACCACGCTGGACCGGATCGCCGCGGACGGGTGGACGCCTGTCCAGGGACATATCAGCTCCCGTCAGGAACTCGACGACTACGAGTGGGCCTGGACAGGGTCGCTGGCCTCATGGGCCCTGGACCATCCCGATGATCCGGACAGCGCCCAGGCGCTCGAGGCGGCTACCACTCATCGCGACCAATGGCTGCGTGTCTACCGGGACGTGCTGGGTTTCGTGTGCCTCGTCCTGCGTCCGGCGCGGGACTGA
- the dapA gene encoding 4-hydroxy-tetrahydrodipicolinate synthase has product MTPSTPPFGRALCAMVTPFTPAGALDLDGAARLADHLVSHGCDGLVLSGTTGESPTTTDAEKSALVTAVREAVGDRASIVAGVGTADTAHTADLAREAERAGADGLLVATPYYSRPPQDAIEAHFHEVADATGLPLILYDIPARTGTRIEPDTMLRLAEHPRIVAVKDCSYDFLAAQKILSRTDLAYYAGCDEHILALYAVGGSGYVSTVANVVPDHLRSVLDAFDADETTRAADLQQRATPLIEAMMANGLPGTVTTKALLTALSLPAGPPRPPLRPASPEASATLRSLHEALTTACPPPPAQLRPEFSPAPDAGRGTRNPARPGRHAAIGRDEW; this is encoded by the coding sequence ATGACCCCATCGACGCCTCCCTTCGGCCGCGCCCTGTGCGCCATGGTCACGCCGTTCACCCCTGCCGGTGCCCTGGACCTGGACGGTGCCGCGCGTCTGGCCGACCACCTGGTGAGCCACGGCTGCGACGGCCTGGTGCTGTCCGGTACTACGGGCGAGTCCCCGACCACGACGGACGCCGAGAAGTCCGCCCTCGTCACGGCCGTACGGGAGGCGGTGGGCGATCGCGCCTCGATCGTCGCCGGTGTCGGCACCGCCGACACCGCGCACACCGCCGACCTCGCCCGTGAGGCCGAGCGGGCGGGCGCCGACGGTCTCCTGGTCGCCACCCCGTACTACAGCCGCCCGCCGCAGGACGCGATCGAGGCGCACTTCCACGAGGTCGCGGACGCCACTGGCCTCCCCCTGATCCTGTACGACATCCCGGCCCGCACGGGCACCCGCATCGAGCCGGACACGATGCTACGGCTCGCCGAGCATCCCCGGATCGTGGCGGTGAAGGACTGCTCGTACGACTTCCTGGCCGCCCAGAAGATCCTCTCCCGCACGGATCTCGCCTACTACGCGGGCTGCGACGAGCACATCCTCGCCCTGTACGCGGTCGGCGGCTCCGGCTACGTCAGTACGGTCGCGAACGTGGTCCCGGACCACCTGCGCTCCGTCCTGGACGCGTTCGACGCCGACGAGACCACTCGCGCGGCCGACCTCCAGCAGCGGGCCACCCCCCTCATCGAGGCGATGATGGCGAACGGCCTCCCCGGCACGGTCACCACCAAGGCCCTCCTCACCGCCCTCTCCCTCCCCGCAGGCCCACCCCGCCCACCTCTACGCCCCGCATCCCCCGAGGCGTCCGCCACCCTCAGGTCCCTCCACGAGGCCCTGACCACAGCCTGCCCCCCGCCACCAGCGCAGCTCCGCCCGGAGTTCAGTCCCGCGCCGGACGCAGGACGAGGCACACGAAACCCAGCACGTCCCGGTAGACACGCAGCCATTGGTCGCGATGAGTGGTAG
- a CDS encoding phage holin family protein yields MTATIEQPRVRDTRSRGSGSRAEYSHDGHSVGELVGQATEQVSRLVRQEVALAKVELAEKGRRAGRGGGMLGAAGAFAYAGLLATAFTGGAALSLVLPVWAAALIITAVLFVIAAVLAALGRAELKKATPAAPEQTLGSVKADVEEIKGRAHR; encoded by the coding sequence GTGACCGCAACCATCGAACAACCGCGGGTTCGCGACACGCGCAGCCGCGGCAGCGGCAGCCGCGCCGAATACAGCCATGACGGGCACAGCGTGGGCGAACTCGTCGGACAGGCCACCGAGCAGGTCTCCCGGCTGGTGCGGCAGGAAGTGGCCCTGGCCAAGGTGGAGCTGGCCGAGAAGGGCCGCCGGGCCGGACGCGGCGGCGGCATGCTGGGCGCCGCGGGCGCCTTCGCCTACGCCGGCCTGCTGGCGACGGCTTTCACCGGTGGTGCCGCACTCTCTCTCGTCCTGCCGGTGTGGGCGGCGGCGCTGATCATCACGGCCGTGCTGTTCGTGATCGCCGCCGTGCTGGCAGCGCTCGGCCGGGCCGAGCTCAAGAAGGCCACGCCGGCCGCCCCGGAACAGACGCTGGGCAGCGTGAAGGCCGACGTGGAGGAGATCAAGGGGAGGGCGCACCGATGA